The proteins below come from a single Kryptolebias marmoratus isolate JLee-2015 linkage group LG12, ASM164957v2, whole genome shotgun sequence genomic window:
- the slc6a16a gene encoding sodium-dependent neutral amino acid transporter B(0)AT2 has product MMEKPALDSNEERSWLEEGQSETQLSAVPGSDRAEPDGGDRPAWDSKIQYVLAQVGFSVGLGNVWRFPYLCHQNGGGAFMLLYIFLLLIVGVPLFFMELAAGQSIRQGSIGVWKHISPKLVGIGYSSCVVCFYVALYYNVIIAWSLFYLGNSFQYPLPWHQCPTDVTINETVKECASSSPTPYFWFRKALNITNSIDETGEFNPIMTGCLLAAWAIVSLAMIKGIKSSARVMYFSSVFPYVVLFIFLIRGLLLDGAIDGITYMFYPKLEIWGNVQVWRQAATQVFFALGLGYGSVIAYSSYNPVNNNCHRDALLVSSINFMTSVLASLVVFVVLGFRAKTIALDCVAENLGILNVMASNGSNQHWWPWFNFTDPKSVSIPEYRQWFSEYGSMVGPKITDCNLEEEMNKGVEGTGLAFIAFTEVMALFPASPFWSTLFFLMLLNLGMSTMFGTMQGILTPLMDNFSLLGRHRTLLTVFSCALGFVIGLLFTQRSGNYFVTMFDDYSATLPLVIVVIFETISVAWVYGTDRFLDDIEVMLKWRPPVVYKYLWKYVCLLAMIGLLAASLLRMVFKSPTYTAWNQTSASEMTLKYPGWALAMIVLLIVFASLPVPVGYVHSTLKNRGALSAPPQEGPGQEVHRELYTKCSSTDQAPSSEGEHSRIVFLPVGNEQYQLLSQQEEEEEEEEDTRV; this is encoded by the exons ATG ATGGAGAAGCCTGCGCTGGACTCAAACGAGGAGAGGTCCTGGTTGGAAGAGGGTCAGTCTGAAACTCAGCTCTCAGCCGTGCCCGGTTCGGACAGAGCCGAGCCGGACGGCGGAGATCGGCCCGCGTGGGATTCTAAGATCCAGTATGTGTTGGCTCAGGTTGGCTTCAGTGTGGGATTAGGGAATGTGTGGAGGTTTCCATACCTTTGCCACCAAAACGGAGGAG GAGCCTTCATGCTTCTGtacatttttctgctgctgattgTTGGAGTTCCTCTGTTTTTTATGGAGCTGGCTGCTGGCCAAAGTATTCGACAAGGCAGCATTGGTGTTTGGAAGCACATCTCCCCAAAGCTGGTGGGGATCGGCTACTCCAGCTGCGTG gtttgtttttacgTGGCTCTTTACTACAACGTTATCATTGCATGGAGCCTGTTCTACTTGGGTAATTCCTTTCAGTATCCTCTGCCGTGGCACCAGTGTCCAACTGATGTCACCATCAACGAAACAG TGAAGGAGTGTGCGAGTAGCTCCCCCACGCCATATTTCTGGTTTCGGAAAGCTTTAAACATTACAAATTCCATAGACGAAACTGGAGAGTTTAACCCCATCATGACAGGATGTTTGCTGGCTGCTTGGGCCATCGTGTCGCTGGCTATGATCAAGGGCATCAAGTCCTCTGCAAGG GTGATGTACTTTTCCTCGGTGTTTCCCTACgtggtgctttttattttcctcatcaGAGGGTTGTTGTTGGACGGTGCCATCGACGGAATCACCTACATGTTTTATCCCAAA cTGGAGATCTGGGGTAACGTCCAGGTGTGGCGGCAGGCAGCTACGCAGGTGTTTTTTGCCCTCGGTTTGGGCTACGGCTCCGTCATCGCCTATTCCTCCTACAATCCAGTAAACAACAACTGCCACCGGGATGCGCTGTTGGTTTCCAGCATCAACTTCATGACATCTGTGCTGGCCTCACTGGTGGTTTTTGTTGTGCTTGGTTTTCGTGCCAAGACAATTGCACTAGACTGTGTAGCTGA AAATCTTGGTATATTAAATGTTATGGCGTCTAATGGATCCAATCAACACTGGTGGCCCTGGTTCAACTTCACAGATCCAAAGTCTGTGTCTATACCTGAGTACAGACAGTGGTTCAGTGAATATGGCTCCATGGTGGGGCCTAAAATCACTGACTGCAAtctggaggaggagatgaacaAG ggtgTCGAGGGGACGGGCCTGGCTTTCATAGCGTTCACTGAAGTCATGGCCCTCTTCCCAGCCAGCCCCTTCTGGTCCACGCTGTTTTTCCTGATGCTGCTCAACCTGGGCATGAGCACCATGTTTGGGACCATGCAGGGAATCCTGACGCCTCTCATGGACAACTTCAGCCTCTTGGGACGTCATCGGACCCTGCTCACCG TGTTCAGCTGTGCTTTGGGATTTGTGATAGGATTATTGTTCACCCAGCGTTCTGGCAACTACTTTGTGACCATGTTTGACGACTACTCTGCAACCCTACCTTTAgttattgttgtcatttttgaaaCCATTAGTGTGGCGTGGGTTTATGGCACAGATCG CTTTTTGGATGATATTGAAGTCATGCTGAAGTGGCGCCCTCCAGTGGTGTACAAATACCTGTGGAAATACGTGTGTTTGCTGGCAATGATCGGTCTTCTGGCTGCCAGTTTGTTACGAATGGTTTTCAAATCGCCCACGTACACCGCCTGGAATCAGACCTCA GCTTCTGAGATGACTCTCAAGTACCCGGGCTGGGCCCTGGCTATGATCGTCCTGCTCATAGTCTTCGCCAGCCTACCAGTGCCTGTCGGCTACGTCCATTCCACGCTGAAGAACCGCGGGGCCCTCAGCGCTCCTCCCCAGGAGGGGCCCGGCCAGGAGGTGCACCGGGAGTTGTACACCAAGTGCAGCTCCACCGATCAAGCCCCCTCCTCGGAGGGAGAGCATTCCCGGATTGTCTTCCTGCCGGTGGGCAACGAACAGTACCAGCTCCTGTCCcaacaggaagaggaggaagaggaggaggaagacacaAGAGTTTGA